The nucleotide sequence TCATCCGAGTGTTTGCATAACCGTAAAAATTGTGGATAACTTCCTGAAATTGTGGATAGTCTCAAATATTGACGAAAATCGAAATAATGAATTCGGAATTGCACTCATCCGATAATCGGCTCTTTTTCGGAATTGCACTCATCTCTATTTCGGAATTGCGCTCATTCGGAATTCGGAATTGCACTCATCTCAAAAAGGGCTGTATCTGCCTGTCAGAAGGCGCCAGGGCGATTTACTAAAAGTATATTAAAAGTATTAAAAAGTTCTTTTTTTTATTAAAAGGGAAATGTGAATAAAAATTTGCTTTAAAAAAGAAAAAAAATGAATTGCGAAAACATCAAACAAAAGGTCGGCATCCGGGCGGTCCTTGAATCCTTCGGACTTTTTCCTGCCAAGGAAAACCGAAGGACCGCTTTTTATTTTGCGCTCGAACGCGAAGAGAAAATCCCCAGTCTTTCCGTGGATTTTATCAAAAATACTGCGTTTGATTTTGGAACGGGAAAAAGTTACGATGTGATCTCCATCGTACAGCAAATCAAAAAATGCTCTGTTTCGGAAGCATTGAAATACCTTTCAGCACTTGATCTTTCATTTGATCCCGGACAAGTTCCTGTCGAAATACAGTCAGAGGCTTCTTACAAGATCTTAAAAATCAAAGAGATCAGGCATCCTGCTTTGATTCAGTATTTAAAATCCCGAAAAGTTCTTGAACAGAAACATTTGCTGAAGGAAATTGATTACGAATTCTGCGGCCGGAACTATTTTGGAATTGGTTTCGAAAATAACTCCGGCGGCTTTGAGATCCGGAATGCATTTACGAAACTCTGCCTGGGTCCAAAAGATGTTACTTTGGTTCGGGCAGGATCTAAGCCAACTGCAGAAATTGCTGTTTTCGAAGGGTTCTTTGATTATCTCACCTTCCGGAACCTGGAAAATACATTTAATTCAGCTTGTGATTGTCTGATTTTAAATTCTACGGCGGTGCTCTTCAAAGCAGAACGTCTCTTAAAAGAATACCATAAGATCCTTCTTTTTCTTGACAATGATGCTAACGGAAAATCCGTCGCCTTGAAGATCCGGAATGAATATCACAACGTTGAGGATTGCTCGTTAATGTATCACGGCTATAAAGATTTGAACGAATGGCTCATCAAAACGAAAGTGCCATAATCCATATTTTTGAATTTACATTACGGTTTTCCGTAAGAATAAAAGAAAGATAAAGATTTATCCCAATTGTTCTCTGTAACCATAATAACGGTTTCTTGATTTCCAATAAATTGTTGTTTATAAGATGTTCATCTATTGGATATTTCTTAATGTTTTTTATCTTTATATCAGCTATTTACTAACAAAAACACAGAGATATACCATTGCATTGAAGCTGCCTGCCGAATTAGAAGACCAGTATGTCAAGGAAGTGATCTACAACCGTTCTTTATCAGATCTACCTGGTGAAGAATGGAAAGTCATTGATGGCTTTCCAAATTATGCCATATCAAACCTTGGAAGATTAAAGAGCTTAGAACGGTGGACTTTTTTGCCTGGCAAAACAAAAGGGAAGAAAGAGCCGGAGATGATTATGAAGCTTATTGTGATCAAGCAATTTAATCAATATCTTCATAAAGACTTTTACCATTTCCACTGCACCTTGTCTTCTGACGGCAAAAAACACCGCAAATCGATGGCGCGGCTGGTTTATTATCATTTTGTCGAAGCGTTTGATTATAACGATCATTATATTAAGATCTCTTTTAAGGACGATAACGGTATGCATCTGCATTATACCAACCTGGAAAAGACGACACCAAGCGAAAGGCGTCTTAAAACCTATCAAAGCAACAGGGCGAGAAACCGAAATGCCATTTATTCACAGCCTGTCTCACAGTA is from Epilithonimonas vandammei and encodes:
- a CDS encoding toprim domain-containing protein encodes the protein MNCENIKQKVGIRAVLESFGLFPAKENRRTAFYFALEREEKIPSLSVDFIKNTAFDFGTGKSYDVISIVQQIKKCSVSEALKYLSALDLSFDPGQVPVEIQSEASYKILKIKEIRHPALIQYLKSRKVLEQKHLLKEIDYEFCGRNYFGIGFENNSGGFEIRNAFTKLCLGPKDVTLVRAGSKPTAEIAVFEGFFDYLTFRNLENTFNSACDCLILNSTAVLFKAERLLKEYHKILLFLDNDANGKSVALKIRNEYHNVEDCSLMYHGYKDLNEWLIKTKVP